A segment of the Corynebacterium liangguodongii genome:
CGGTGGAGCGCTCCAGGCCCGTCATGGCGAACTCGATGGCCACGAAGAGCCCGGTCGACGCCGTCAGCGCGATGAAGCCGAGAAGAGAGAGGATCGATATGAATATGTCCATGGCCTAGCTTCGCCCGGTACTCCTTCGTCGTCGGCGGTTCTGGGTAGGCTGCGCGTGCGCCCGATCTTGACCGGGAGGCGGCAGAGGTGTCCCCGCAGGCTCTCGCGCGCCCGTAATCTTAGCCAACTCGGCCGAATCCGGCGTCACCCGCACCGCCTTGGCGCGCACACCCGCCTTGTCCATCAACGCGGCGACCTCGCGCTCCTGTTCGTCGAGCACGAGGGTCACCACGGTCCCGGAGGTTCCGGCGCGCGCCGTGCGGCCCGCCCGGTGCAGGTAGGCCTTGTGCTCAGCGGGGGGATCGACGTGGACGACAAGGGAGACGTCGTCGACGTCGATGCCGCGGGCGGCGATGTCGGTGGCCACTAACACCGGCGTCGAGCCGTCCCCGAAGCCCTCGAGCGCGCGGGTGCGCGCGCCCTGGCCCTTATCGCCGTGCAGGCCCTGGGCGTTGATGCCCACGCGGCGCAGCTTCTTGACCTGCCGGTCGACGCCGTGTTTCGTGCGCATGAACATGATCGTCCTGCCTTCGCGGGCGCCGATGCGCGCAACCACCTCGCTGCGCTGGTCGCGATCGCCGACGAGCAGGCGGTAGTGGGTCATCGTATCCACCGCGGCCTGCGCCGGGGCGGTCGAGTGCGTGACGGGGTCGTGCATATAGCGCGCGATGAGCTTCTCGACGTCCCCGTCGAGCGTGGCAGAGAACAACAGGCGCTGCCCGCCGGACGGGGTGCGATCGAGCAGCTTGCGCACCTGCGGTAGAAAGCCCATGTCCGCCATCTGGTCGGCCTCATCGAGCGCGGTGATCTCCACCGCGTCGAAAAAGAGCTTGCCCTGGCCGATAAGGTCCTCCGCCCGCCCCGGAGTGGCTACGAGGAGATCGACGGGGCGCGCCAGGGAACGGATGTGGTTGTTGATGTTGACCCCGCCGACGACGTCTAACACGCGCAGGCCGAGCGCGGCCGCCGGGTCCTCGAGCCGCTCGCGGATCTGCGCCGCGAGCTCGCGCGTGGGCGCGAGGATCAGGCCGCGGGGGTGGCCGGGGCGCGACGGGGCGCCGGCGAGGCGGGTGAGCATGGGGAGCCCGAAGGTAAAGGTCTTGCCCGAGCCGGTCGGGCCGCGGCCGAGGACGTCGCGGCCCGACAAGGCGTCGGGGATCGCGGCGGCCTGGATCGGGAACGGCTCCGTGATCGCCTGCTTCTGCAGGACGGTGACGATGGGTCGGGGAAGGCCGAGGTCGGCAAAAGAAGTCATTGCGGCTAAGCCTACCCTGCGCCCGGCCGATCCTAGTAGGTGAGCTCTTCGCGGTCTCCCGACCAGGCGGTGTGGAAGGTGCCCTCCATGTCCACGCGGCGGTAGGTGTGGGCACCGAAGAAGTCGCGCTGGCCCTGGATGAGCGCGGCCGGCAGCCGCTTGGAGCGCAGGGAATCGTAGTAGGACAGCGAGGAGGCGAAGACGGGGACGGGCAAGCCGAGCTGCGTGGCCACGACCACGACCCGGCGCCAGGAATCGATCAGCCCGCCACTGAGTTCGGAGCGGAAGTACGGGTCAAGCAGCAGCGAGGGGAGGTCGGGGTCGTTTTCGTAGGCCTCGGTGATGCGCCCGAGGAACTTCGCGCGGATGATGCAGCCGCCGCGCCAGATCCGGGCGAGGTCGCCGGGCTTGAGGCCCCAGCCGTATTCCTGCGAGCCCGCGTTGATTTCGTCGAAACCCTGCGCGTAGGCGACGAGCTTCGAGGCGTAGAGCGCGCGGCGCACGTCCTCGACGAACTGTGCCTTATCCACGCCGAGGGTCTCGAGCGTGCTCACCTCGCCCGCGGGCAGGCCGATGCGCTGGGCCGCCTCGCGCTGCGCGAGGGCGGAGGACAGCGCGCGGGCGAAGACCGCCTCGCCGATGCCGGTGACGGGCACGCCGAGATCGAGCGCGCCCTTGACCGTCCAGCGGCCGGTGCCCTTCTGGCCCGCGGCGTCGACGATGATGTCGATAAACGGAGCGCCAGTGCGGCGGTCGACTTGGCGCAGGATCTCGGCGGTGATCTCGATGAGGTAGGAATCGAGGTCGCCCTGGTTCCACTCCGCGAAGATCTCCGCAAGCTGAGCGGGCTCGATGCCCGCGGCGTAGCGCAGCAGGTGGTAGGCCTCGCCGATGACCTGCATGTCGGCGTACTCGATGCCGTTGTGGACCATCTTGACAAAGTGGCCGGCGCCGTCGGGGCCGATGTGCGTCACGCACGGGGTGCCGTCGACCTTTGCCGCGATGTCTTCGAGGAGCGGGCCGAGGGTCTCCCACGATTCTTTGGGGCCGCCCGGCATGATCGACGGGCCGGTCAGCGCACCCTCCTCGCCGCCGGAGATGCCGGCGCCGACGAAGTGGCGACCGCGGGCGGAGACTTCCTTTTCGCGGCGGATGGTGTCTGTAAACAGGGAGTTTCCGCCGTCGATGATGATGTCGCCTTCGTCCATCGCATCAACGAGCTGGTTGATTACCGCGTCGGTCGCGGGGCCGGCCTGGACCATGATGATGGCCTTGCGGGGGCGCTCGAGGGAGGCGACGAAGTCTTCGATGGTCTCGGAGGCGATGAAGTCGCCCTCGTGTCCGTGGGCCTCAATAACGGCTCGGGTTTTTTCCGGAGAGCGGTTATAGATGGCCACGGTGTGGCCCTTGGATGCGAAGTTGCGCGCGAGGTTGGAACCCATCACGGCCATTCCCACGACGCCGATCTGGGCGAGTTTGGTACCGGTTGTCATGGCAGCGATCCTACAAGGTCGACGGCCGGGGGTGGCGCACGCGACGCCGAAAATCTCGCGCGGGACGTGACTGTTGGGATATGGTGGCCGTATGAGTGTTATGGATCACAGGTTTGGCGGGAAGAAGCTCGAACGCCCGCTTGACGACGCCGAGTTGGCTGCCTTCAACGCATCAACGCGGGGCCTCGCCCGCACGCTCGGGATCACGCTGACGTTTATCAGCGGCGAGCGCGCCGAGGGATACGTCGACGTCGAGGAGCGTCACCACCAGGTCACCGGCATCGCCAACGGTGGGCTCTACTGTGCGATCGGGGAGACCCTCGGGTCAGTCGCAGGGGCAGCTGCTTCCGGTCACACTGTGGTGGGGATGAACAACAACACCGATCTTCTTGGCAGCGTGGACGCTGGCCGCATCGACGCGGTCGCGCTGCCCGTACATGTCGGCAGGTCG
Coding sequences within it:
- a CDS encoding PaaI family thioesterase, yielding MDHRFGGKKLERPLDDAELAAFNASTRGLARTLGITLTFISGERAEGYVDVEERHHQVTGIANGGLYCAIGETLGSVAGAAASGHTVVGMNNNTDLLGSVDAGRIDAVALPVHVGRSTHLWRVEMWHEARLVATTNLRLMVLAERRVGS
- a CDS encoding DEAD/DEAH box helicase, translated to MTSFADLGLPRPIVTVLQKQAITEPFPIQAAAIPDALSGRDVLGRGPTGSGKTFTFGLPMLTRLAGAPSRPGHPRGLILAPTRELAAQIRERLEDPAAALGLRVLDVVGGVNINNHIRSLARPVDLLVATPGRAEDLIGQGKLFFDAVEITALDEADQMADMGFLPQVRKLLDRTPSGGQRLLFSATLDGDVEKLIARYMHDPVTHSTAPAQAAVDTMTHYRLLVGDRDQRSEVVARIGAREGRTIMFMRTKHGVDRQVKKLRRVGINAQGLHGDKGQGARTRALEGFGDGSTPVLVATDIAARGIDVDDVSLVVHVDPPAEHKAYLHRAGRTARAGTSGTVVTLVLDEQEREVAALMDKAGVRAKAVRVTPDSAELAKITGAREPAGTPLPPPGQDRAHAQPTQNRRRRRSTGRS
- the gndA gene encoding NADP-dependent phosphogluconate dehydrogenase, encoding MTTGTKLAQIGVVGMAVMGSNLARNFASKGHTVAIYNRSPEKTRAVIEAHGHEGDFIASETIEDFVASLERPRKAIIMVQAGPATDAVINQLVDAMDEGDIIIDGGNSLFTDTIRREKEVSARGRHFVGAGISGGEEGALTGPSIMPGGPKESWETLGPLLEDIAAKVDGTPCVTHIGPDGAGHFVKMVHNGIEYADMQVIGEAYHLLRYAAGIEPAQLAEIFAEWNQGDLDSYLIEITAEILRQVDRRTGAPFIDIIVDAAGQKGTGRWTVKGALDLGVPVTGIGEAVFARALSSALAQREAAQRIGLPAGEVSTLETLGVDKAQFVEDVRRALYASKLVAYAQGFDEINAGSQEYGWGLKPGDLARIWRGGCIIRAKFLGRITEAYENDPDLPSLLLDPYFRSELSGGLIDSWRRVVVVATQLGLPVPVFASSLSYYDSLRSKRLPAALIQGQRDFFGAHTYRRVDMEGTFHTAWSGDREELTY